The following are from one region of the Etheostoma spectabile isolate EspeVRDwgs_2016 chromosome 2, UIUC_Espe_1.0, whole genome shotgun sequence genome:
- the sart1 gene encoding U4/U6.U5 tri-snRNP-associated protein 1, protein MGSSKKRKEKSRDKDAEERKDRHKKHRHKDRERGAADRDGTRDKEKRKRSRSRERSGRESRSKGERSTGEPRVKKEKVDLGYDESNTEVQPQSASGDASLSIEETNKLRAKLGLKPLELNENKKELGTKEEPMVAETINPVLIKKQKDMREKLAAMKEKRIQNKKLGKVKTLAEEDWLDDAAAWVEKSRLMAKEKEMAEKRAKLLEEMDEEFGVSSLIEEEFAQSKKDAYTSQDLKGLKVQHKVDSFNEGQTVILTLQDKGVLEEEEDVLVNVGLVDKEKAEKNVELKKKKPDYKPYEEEESVDDMVTFKAHSVLSKYDEEIEGEKKKSFRLKTGGFADGEREREVQAMREALRNQAQSLDMPALTIASEYYTLKEMVGFKKTKRRVRKIRKKEKQPAVDELLVDDTRSTDFGSRTRGRGRRQVEEEGEEAKEEEQESKLPHAIPQMSDDVRMAEMDISDDEDFTPPEPTAIEEDEAEQELQKQLEKQRKLKQKQLLKDSGEKVAEQIKDLIEGNNDNDPERKNNIVFNATSEFCRTLGDIPTYGLSGNREDQEDIMDFEEEAEKDDAGGSDSEMDENVGWSTVNLDEEQKQPDFSTASATILDEEPIVKSGLAAALLLCKNKGLLDTEMQKVARVRATKGALPNDNYCIEDKMGFDDKYSRREEYRGFTQDFKDKDGYKPDVKIEYVDESGRRLTPKEAFRQLSHRFHGKGSGKMKTERRMKKLEEEALLKKMSSSDTPLGTVALLQEKQKSQKTPYIVLSGSGKSMNANNITK, encoded by the coding sequence ATGGGATCCTCCAAGAAACGCAAGGAAAAAAGCCGCGACAAGGACGCAGAAGAGCGGAAGGACCGACATAAGAAACATCGCCACAAGGACCGAGAAAGAGGTGCTGCAGACCGCGATGGGACTCGGGATAAAGAGAAGCGGAAACGCTCCAGGTCTCGGGAGAGAAGCGGACGTGAAAGCCGCAGCAAAGGCGAAAGGAGTACCGGGGAGCCACGAGTGAAGAAGGAGAAAGTTGATCTTGGATATGACGAAAGCAATACAGAAGTGCAGCCTCAGTCTGCAAGCGGAGACGCATCTCTCAGCATTGaggaaacaaacaaactcaGAGCCAAGCTGGGTCTGAAGCCTCTGGAATTAAATGAGAACAAGAAGGAGCTTGGCACTaaagaagaacccatggtggcTGAGACCATCAACCCCGTTCTCATCAAAAAGCAGAAAGATATGAGAGAAAAGCTTGCAGCTATGAAAGAAAAACGCATCCAGAATAAGAAACTGGGAAAAGTCAAGACCCTAGCAGAGGAGGACTGGCTGGATGATGCAGCTGCTTGGGTTGAGAAAAGCAGACTGatggcaaaagaaaaagaaatggcagagaAAAGAGCCAAACTTCTGGAAGAGATGGATGAGGAGTTTGGTGTGAGCAGTCTGATAGAGGAGGAGTTTGCACAAAGCAAGAAGGATGCCTACACATCTCAAGATCTTAAGGGACTCAAAGTGCAGCACAAGGTGGATTCCTTCAACGAGGGCCAGACTGTCATCCTGACCCTACAAGACAAAGGTGTGcttgaagaggaggaggatgtgcTTGTAAATGTGGGACTGGTGGACAaggaaaaagcagaaaagaatgtggagttaaaaaagaaaaagccagaTTATAAGCCctatgaagaagaagagagtgTGGATGACATGGTGACGTTTAAAGCCCACTCTGTACTGTCAAAGTATGATGAGGAAATCGAgggtgaaaagaaaaagagtttCCGTTTGAAGACGGGGGGCTTTGCGGACGGGGAGCGAGAGCGGGAGGTTCAGGCCATGAGAGAGGCTCTACGAAACCAGGCCCAGTCGTTGGACATGCCTGCTCTCACTATCGCCTCAGAGTATTACACACTCAAGGAAATGGTGggctttaaaaagacaaaacggCGTGTGAGGAAGATCAGGAAGAAGGAGAAGCAGCCAGCTGTTGATGAGCTTCTTGTAGATGACACTCGCAGCACTGATTTTGGCTCTAGGACACGCGGTCGAGGCCGCAGACAAGTTGAGGAAGAGGGTGAGGAAGcaaaggaggaggagcaggagagcAAATTGCCACACGCTATCCCCCAAATGTCAGATGATGTTAGGATGGCAGAAATGGACATAAGTGACGATGAAGACTTTACACCTCCTGAACCAACTGCAATTGAGGAGGATGAGGCAGAGCAGGAGCTACAGAAACAACTGGAGAAGCAGAGGAAGCTGAAGCAgaagcagcttctcaaagaCTCTGGAGAGAAGGTGGCAGAGCAGATTAAAGATCTTATTGAAGGCAACAATGACAATGATCCCGAGAGGAAGAACAACATTGTTTTCAACGCCACCTCAGAGTTTTGCAGAACTCTGGGTGATATTCCAACATATGGACTGTCAGGCAACAGAGAGGACCAAGAAGACATTATGGACTTTGAAGAGGAAGCAGAGAAAGATGATGCTGGAGgttcagactcagaaatggaTGAGAATGTTGGATGGAGCACAGTTAACTTGGATGAAGAGCAGAAACAGCCAGATTTCTCCACAGCCTCTGCCACCATTTTGGATGAAGAACCCATTGTCAAATCCGGTCTTGCAGCTGCTTTGCTGTTGTGCAAAAACAAAGGTCTACTGGACACTGAAATGCAGAAGGTAGCCCGTGTCAGGGCAACAAAAGGTGCTTTGCCTAATGACAACTACTGCATTGAGGACAAGATGGGCTTTGATGACAAGTACAGTCGCAGAGAAGAATACAGAGGCTTCACTCAAGATTTCAAGGATAAGGATGGCTATAAGCCTGACGTCAAGATTGAGTATGTGGATGAATCTGGGCGGAGACTCACTCCAAAAGAGGCTTTCAGGCAGCTTTCACATCGATTCCATGGTAAAGGGTCTGGAAAGATGAAGACGGAGAGGAGGATGAAAAAGCTGGAGGAAGAGGCACTGCTGAAGAAGATGAGCAGCAGTGATACTCCTCTAGGGACGGTGGCTTTGCTTCAAGAGAAGCAGAAAtctcagaaaacaccatatattgTGCTTAGTGGGAGTGGGAAGAGTATGAATGCAAACAACATCACTAAATAA